One window from the genome of Kryptolebias marmoratus isolate JLee-2015 linkage group LG1, ASM164957v2, whole genome shotgun sequence encodes:
- the LOC108234407 gene encoding arrestin domain-containing protein 4-like, translating to MSTTVKKLQVTYNPVNERNTFTNGDVVCGQVTLEAAKDFQIDSLYVKFKGKAEVLWTERHGQTTHVYHSKDKYFSVRQYFVQDKKAKDDKTILLMNKDSETYPSVVAPGIHVYPFSFQFPHEDMPSSFKGADGKIVYLLEVRLSRSMRLDKTESTTINFVAKPNLGPISGLMTPQHESKDKKMKLFNSGAVGMDVRLEKSGFFQGEGLKVLLFVKNDSSREIKPKYCVYRKHSFFARGKRRVHTKDLIKEVGAPVPPSASENITQVLPVPPDMEPSILNCSNIKAEHRLRVYLDVKYASDPEIKFDIVILPGFPVPAVPAVATAPAAAPAFGYEPFGNPNPPVWGFAPPPPAAPQPSDPPPPYGAYELYPPLNDFANKY from the exons ATGTCGACGACCGTGAAGAAGCTGCAGGTCACTTACAACCCCGTCAACGAGCGGAACACCTTCACGAACGGGGACGTGGTGTGCGGCCAGGTGACGCTGGAGGCGGCCAAGGACTTCCAGATCGACTCCCTGTACGTCAAGTTCAAGGGGAAGGCTGAAGTTCTGTGGACCGAGAGGCACGGCCAGACCACCCATGTTTACCACTCCAAGGACAAGTACTTCAGCGTCAGACAGTACTTCGTCCAGGACAAAAAGGCCAAGG ATGACAAAACAATTCTGTTGATGAACAAGGATTCAGAAACAT atcCCAGTGTTGTAGCTCCAGGAATCCATGTCTACCCATTCTCCTTTCAGTTTCCTCATGA GGATATGCCCTCGTCCTTCAAAGGCGCCGACGGTAAGATAGTGTACCTGCTGGAGGTCAGGTTGAGCAGATCCATGAGGCTGGACAAGACGGAGTCCACTACGATCAACTTTGTGGCGAAACCAAACCTCGGCCCCATCTCTGGGTTGATG acGCCACAACATGAGtccaaagacaagaaaatgaaGCTTTTCAACTCGGGAGCCGTAGGCATGGATGTGCGGCTTGAAAAATCGGGTTTCTTCCAAG GAGAAGGGCTGAAAGTTCTACTGTTTGTTAAGAACGATTCCTCCCGCGAGATCAAGCCCAAGTACTGCGTGTACAGGAAGCACAGCTTCTTTGCCCGGGGGAAGAGGAGAGTCCATACCAAAGACCTGATTAAAGAGGTGGGGGCGCCCGTCCCTCCGTCGGCCTCGGAGAACATCACCCAGGTCCTCCCCGTTCCCCCTGACATGGAGCCCTCCATCCTCAACTGCTCGAACATCAAAGCAGAACACAGACTCAGG GTCTACCTTGACGTTAAGTATGCGTCAGACCCAGAGATCAAATTCGATATAGTCATCCTGCCAGGCTTTCCGGTCCCTGCGGTCCCTGCTGTGGCGACAGCACCAGCAGCTGCTCCGGCGTTTGGATACGAGCCATTCGGGAATCCCAACCCTCCAGTTTGGGGCTTCGCTcctccaccaccagcagcacctCAGCCTTctgatcctcctcctccgtATGGAGCGTATGAATTGTACCCCCCTCTGAACGATTTTGCGAATAAATATTAA
- the LOC108234473 gene encoding arrestin domain-containing protein 2-like isoform X3 codes for MTCSTEKKAFKPGETAKIACWFDNATSRTATPVAKLCAKQVYYSNSRSHRKTLTTRLAVVKGDPVAAHTSDVQAELNLPIPSKVSLTVSNCSILDVEYFIEVRLGVKGPHFDLIVLFPIILCEIPEHNHPPLYY; via the exons ATGACATGCAGCACGGAGAAAAAGGCCTTCAAACCGG GAGAAACCGCGAAGATCGCATGCTGGTTTGACAACGCGACGTCGAGGACGGCGACTCCGGTGGCGAAGCTGTGCGCGAAGCAGGTGTATTACTCCAACTCCCGCAGTCACAGGAAGACGCTAACCACGCGGTTAGCGGTGGTGAAGGGGGATCCCGTCGCTGCTCACACCTCTGATGTTCAAGCTGAGCTCAACCTCCCCATCCCCTCAAAGGTGTCGCTCACCGTCTCAAACTGCAGCATCCTGGATGTTGAGTACTTCATAGAG GTGAGACTCGGGGTGAAAGGACCTCATTTTGACCTTATTGTGCTGTTTCCCATCATACTGTGTGAAATACCTGAACACAATCATCCCCCTCTATATTACTGA
- the LOC108234473 gene encoding arrestin domain-containing protein 3-like isoform X1: MFKKTINNFNIHFDAVNERSTFSSGDVIRGQVSFDLTKETEISSVMMRLRGGASVHWSSSAWKMYRNHYSAEEDYFDHKSALIHEGPGEGKGKLPAGRHVYPFTWLLPRGDFPSSFRGPHGHISYTLTVAIRRPWRLSKDFVTELNFVNHGNVDQPELWRLRSRAPTADACAACGAPRVPSQ; encoded by the exons ATGTTCAAAAAGACGATTAACAACTTCAACATACATTTTGACGCGGTGAACGAGAGGAGCACGTTCTCGAGTGGCGACGTGATTCGTGGACAGGTCTCCTTTGACCTGACGAAGGAGACCGAGATCAGCTCGGTGATGATGAGGCTCAGAGGAGGCGCGAGTGTCCACTGGTCCTCCTCAGCATGGAAGATGTACAGAAATCACTACTCCGCGGAGGAGGACTACTTCGACCATAAAAGTGCTCTTATACATGAAGGACCCGGCG aaggAAAGGGGAAACTTCCTGCCGGGAGGCATGTGTATCCCTTCACATGGCTGCTCCCACGGGG AGACTTTCCGTCCTCGTTTCGCGGACCTCATGGACACATTTCGTACACGCTGACCGTGGCCATCAGAAGACCCTGGCGTCTGTCCAAAGACTTTGTGACCGAACTGAACTTTGTGAACCACGGTAACGTCGACCAGCCGGAGCTGTGG AGGCTCCGCTCTCGTGCTCCAACAGCGGACGCCTGTGCTGCCTGTGGTGCGCCTCGGGTCCCGTCGCAATGA
- the LOC108234473 gene encoding arrestin domain-containing protein 3-like isoform X2, translated as MFKKTINNFNIHFDAVNERSTFSSGDVIRGQVSFDLTKETEISSVMMRLRGGASVHWSSSAWKMYRNHYSAEEDYFDHKSALIHEGPGEGKGKLPAGRHVYPFTWLLPRGDFPSSFRGPHGHISYTLTVAIRRPWRLSKDFVTELNFVNHGNVDQPELWKFGFI; from the exons ATGTTCAAAAAGACGATTAACAACTTCAACATACATTTTGACGCGGTGAACGAGAGGAGCACGTTCTCGAGTGGCGACGTGATTCGTGGACAGGTCTCCTTTGACCTGACGAAGGAGACCGAGATCAGCTCGGTGATGATGAGGCTCAGAGGAGGCGCGAGTGTCCACTGGTCCTCCTCAGCATGGAAGATGTACAGAAATCACTACTCCGCGGAGGAGGACTACTTCGACCATAAAAGTGCTCTTATACATGAAGGACCCGGCG aaggAAAGGGGAAACTTCCTGCCGGGAGGCATGTGTATCCCTTCACATGGCTGCTCCCACGGGG AGACTTTCCGTCCTCGTTTCGCGGACCTCATGGACACATTTCGTACACGCTGACCGTGGCCATCAGAAGACCCTGGCGTCTGTCCAAAGACTTTGTGACCGAACTGAACTTTGTGAACCACGGTAACGTCGACCAGCCGGAGCTGTGG AAGTTTGGCTTCATATAA